Proteins from one Bradyrhizobium roseum genomic window:
- a CDS encoding DUF2167 domain-containing protein, with the protein MQKVISAVVALLVVLGSLPAFAEASPPSEAARKAELSAAWQAASTAGSPGPTDVSLIDQAMLKIPAGHFFVPKAEGARVLRALGNLVNDASFVGLVVGTGPNDGWIVVIRYIKEGYIKDDDAKNWNADDLLTSLKEGVLESNKDRVARGFPEMQVIGWVQPPNYDAATHRLVWSLLAKDKDEPASAAKSINYNTYALGREGYFSLNLLSNSERIAGDKTVAHGLLGDLAYNAGKRYEDFSASTDRIAEYGLMALVGGVAAKKLGLFAVVTAFVLKFAKVILIGLGVLGAGVFNFFRRKPRGDATDGQA; encoded by the coding sequence GTGCAAAAAGTGATTTCCGCCGTCGTGGCGTTGCTTGTCGTGCTTGGATCGCTGCCGGCATTTGCGGAGGCCTCTCCGCCGAGCGAAGCCGCCCGAAAGGCCGAACTGTCGGCGGCCTGGCAGGCGGCAAGCACGGCAGGCTCACCGGGGCCGACGGATGTTTCCCTGATCGATCAGGCCATGCTGAAGATCCCGGCCGGTCATTTCTTCGTGCCGAAAGCCGAAGGCGCCCGCGTGCTGCGGGCGCTTGGCAACCTCGTCAACGACGCGAGCTTCGTCGGCCTTGTCGTCGGCACGGGGCCGAACGACGGATGGATCGTGGTGATCCGATATATCAAGGAGGGCTACATCAAGGATGATGATGCCAAGAACTGGAATGCGGACGACCTCCTGACGAGTCTGAAGGAGGGGGTCCTTGAATCCAACAAGGACCGCGTCGCCCGTGGATTTCCCGAGATGCAGGTGATCGGGTGGGTTCAGCCGCCGAATTACGATGCCGCGACCCATCGCCTGGTCTGGTCGCTGCTCGCCAAGGACAAGGACGAGCCGGCCAGCGCTGCCAAGAGCATCAACTACAACACCTACGCGTTGGGGCGGGAGGGCTATTTCAGCCTCAATCTGCTGTCGAATTCGGAACGCATTGCCGGCGACAAGACGGTGGCCCATGGGCTGCTCGGCGATCTCGCCTACAATGCCGGCAAGCGCTACGAGGATTTTAGCGCATCCACCGATCGCATCGCGGAATATGGCCTGATGGCGCTGGTCGGTGGCGTTGCGGCCAAGAAGCTCGGCTTGTTTGCGGTTGTGACCGCCTTTGTGCTCAAATTCGCCAAGGTCATCCTTATCGGCCTCGGGGTCCTGGGTGCCGGTGTGTTCAATTTTTTCCGTCGCAAGCCGCGCGGCGATGCGACGGATGGCCAGGCCTGA
- a CDS encoding ArsR/SmtB family transcription factor, which produces MVEHSSHLDAVFHALSDPTRRAMLGHLAARELTIGELATPFRMSFAGASKHVRVLESAGLVKRTIRGRSHLCRLDAARLAEANAWLHRYERFWNAKLDVLEALLLEEDKAKAEKE; this is translated from the coding sequence ATGGTTGAACATTCATCGCATCTCGACGCGGTTTTTCACGCGCTTTCGGACCCAACGCGCCGCGCGATGCTTGGACATCTGGCGGCACGCGAACTCACGATCGGGGAACTGGCGACGCCGTTCCGCATGAGTTTTGCCGGCGCGTCGAAACATGTGCGGGTGCTGGAGAGCGCCGGCCTGGTGAAGCGCACGATCCGCGGCCGCAGCCATCTGTGCCGCCTCGATGCGGCGCGGCTCGCCGAAGCGAATGCGTGGCTGCACCGTTACGAGCGCTTCTGGAATGCAAAGCTCGATGTGCTGGAAGCACTGCTGCTTGAAGAAGACAAGGCGAAGGCAGAGAAGGAGTAG
- a CDS encoding DUF899 domain-containing protein has product MQINAVSAQEWEAARQKLLVKEKELTRARDALAAERRRMPWLPVEKSYTFDTPTGKASLADLFDGRRQLIVYRAFFEPGVHGWPDQACRGCSMVADQVAHLSHLNARDTTLVFASRAPQADISRLKARMEWDIPWVTVTDSFDADFDVGEWHGTNVFIRDSSKIYRTYFVKSRGDEQMGSTWNYLDITPLGRQEVWEDSPEGYPQTPTYKWWNWHDSYVEGAAPDKRWVEVSDAGEAAFRKQSESAKP; this is encoded by the coding sequence ATGCAGATCAATGCCGTTTCAGCGCAGGAATGGGAAGCCGCGCGCCAAAAACTGCTCGTGAAGGAAAAAGAGCTGACCCGCGCCCGCGACGCGCTGGCCGCCGAGCGCCGGCGCATGCCGTGGCTGCCGGTCGAGAAGAGCTATACGTTCGACACGCCGACCGGCAAGGCCAGCCTCGCCGATCTGTTCGACGGACGTCGCCAGCTCATCGTCTACCGCGCATTTTTCGAGCCCGGCGTACATGGCTGGCCCGACCAAGCCTGCCGTGGCTGCTCGATGGTGGCCGATCAGGTCGCGCATCTGTCGCATTTGAACGCGCGAGACACCACGCTGGTGTTCGCCTCGCGCGCGCCGCAGGCTGACATTTCGAGGCTGAAGGCGCGGATGGAGTGGGACATTCCGTGGGTCACCGTGACCGACAGTTTCGACGCCGATTTCGATGTCGGCGAATGGCATGGCACCAATGTTTTCATCCGCGATAGCAGCAAGATTTACCGCACCTACTTCGTCAAGAGCCGTGGCGATGAGCAAATGGGCAGCACCTGGAATTATCTCGACATCACGCCGCTCGGCCGCCAGGAGGTGTGGGAGGACTCGCCCGAGGGCTACCCGCAAACCCCGACCTACAAGTGGTGGAATTGGCACGACAGCTACGTCGAAGGCGCCGCTCCTGACAAACGTTGGGTCGAGGTGTCGGACGCCGGCGAGGCTGCGTTCCGGAAGCAGTCCGAGAGCGCGAAGCCGTGA
- a CDS encoding HAD hydrolase-like protein — MPPYGLVIFDFDGTLADSLPWFRASFQDMIARFGLAPVRDDEVEGLRGLSAREIMARLNVSMWQLPAIVSDMRMRKLAAAGEISLFTGVPAMLEELRRQGIRTAIVSSDSEASVRQVLGPMASRIDRFDCGAAMFGKHWKFRRVARKLGTKPSETICIGDELRDIDAATAAGMDSGAVAWGYALPGALQAAGPTHLFHSIEEMTQRLIGKE, encoded by the coding sequence ATGCCCCCTTATGGCCTCGTCATTTTCGACTTCGACGGCACGCTGGCGGATTCCCTGCCGTGGTTTCGTGCTTCCTTCCAGGACATGATCGCGCGGTTCGGCCTTGCGCCCGTCCGCGACGACGAGGTGGAAGGGCTGCGCGGCCTGTCCGCCCGCGAGATCATGGCGCGGCTCAACGTATCCATGTGGCAGCTGCCGGCCATCGTCAGCGATATGCGGATGCGCAAGCTGGCCGCCGCCGGCGAGATATCGCTGTTCACGGGCGTCCCGGCGATGCTGGAAGAACTGCGGCGCCAGGGCATCAGGACCGCCATCGTCAGTTCGGACAGCGAGGCCTCCGTGCGACAGGTACTCGGACCCATGGCCAGCCGGATCGACCGTTTCGACTGCGGCGCCGCGATGTTCGGCAAGCACTGGAAATTCCGGCGCGTGGCACGAAAGCTTGGCACAAAACCATCGGAGACGATCTGCATCGGCGATGAGCTTCGCGACATCGACGCGGCGACAGCAGCCGGCATGGATTCAGGCGCGGTGGCCTGGGGCTATGCGCTTCCGGGCGCACTGCAGGCCGCCGGACCAACGCATCTGTTCCATTCGATCGAAGAGATGACGCAGCGCCTCATCGGGAAGGAGTGA
- a CDS encoding SRPBCC family protein, with protein sequence MNSMIEPDAYGELIEPTTVRIRRLLPGPIERIWAYLTDSDLRSKWLAAGAMEMKVGAPVELVWRNGELNDPPSPRPEGFPEEQRMQSRITELDPLRKLSITWNNSGDVTFELEPKGSGVLLTVTHRRLPDRATLLKVSAGWHMHLDVLVARTSAAEPAPFWEGWARLHQEYGSRLPV encoded by the coding sequence ATGAATTCAATGATAGAGCCCGATGCCTATGGCGAGCTGATTGAGCCGACCACCGTCAGGATACGGCGGCTGCTGCCCGGTCCGATCGAACGCATCTGGGCCTACCTCACCGACAGCGACCTGCGCAGCAAGTGGCTGGCCGCGGGCGCGATGGAGATGAAGGTCGGCGCGCCGGTCGAGCTGGTCTGGCGCAACGGGGAGCTCAACGATCCGCCGAGCCCACGGCCGGAGGGGTTTCCCGAGGAGCAAAGGATGCAGAGCCGGATCACCGAGCTCGATCCGCTGCGCAAGCTCTCGATCACCTGGAATAACAGCGGCGACGTGACGTTCGAACTGGAGCCGAAGGGATCCGGCGTGCTGCTCACCGTGACCCATCGCCGGCTGCCCGATCGCGCGACGCTGCTCAAGGTCAGCGCCGGCTGGCACATGCATCTCGATGTTCTGGTGGCTCGGACCAGCGCCGCGGAGCCGGCGCCGTTCTGGGAGGGCTGGGCCCGCCTGCATCAGGAATACGGCAGCCGGCTGCCGGTCTGA
- the ilvD gene encoding dihydroxy-acid dehydratase encodes MTTKDSSTYWKRARVELRAAGFDPDRAAQTSAVVTIASAWTNAHRCNNRVRTIADLLVEILAERGGQGLVVGAPAVSDALTQGTPTAGYSLASRDTVADCFEIGHYAHHGDAMIVISGCDKTGAAALMPLARTNAFGLVLYPGTSTPGRVSFGAWAAKGNNITILDYAEARAANESGRLSGEELLEVERNVMPGSGTCGAMFTANTMSTIAESIGMMLPRGASHPADYDAASDIHADVRAQARASVDALYRLMQAGIRPRDIMTERAFENAITTVYAMGGSTNMYLHLLAVAREAQVPITIERIQQIGERVPLLANLQPHGPFAMGSLHAIGGVPVVMKELLRAGLLHGDVMTVTGKTLAENLADVPTLEQMAPQEIVLPVSKPIAPPNNHISVLKGNIAPESCLLKLSGKTLEKGQFRGTARVFESEAETMAAIRAGEIVAGNVIVVRNVGPVGGPGMPEMVMLTIQLQGRGLGEDVALITDGRFSGVSHGILIGHISPEAARGGPIAAVRDGDVIVIDPGARTVNLEVPAEEIARRMADWRAPASVAAVRPGSLHDKYIRLVSSAHYGCVL; translated from the coding sequence ATGACGACGAAGGACAGCAGCACCTATTGGAAGCGCGCGCGGGTCGAACTGCGGGCCGCCGGGTTTGATCCGGATCGCGCCGCGCAGACCAGCGCGGTGGTGACGATCGCCAGCGCCTGGACCAATGCGCATCGCTGCAACAACCGCGTGCGTACGATTGCCGATCTTCTGGTGGAGATCCTGGCGGAACGCGGCGGTCAGGGGCTCGTCGTCGGCGCGCCGGCGGTGTCGGACGCGCTGACGCAGGGCACGCCGACGGCCGGCTACAGCCTCGCCTCGCGCGATACCGTCGCCGACTGCTTCGAGATCGGTCACTATGCGCACCATGGCGACGCCATGATCGTGATTTCCGGCTGCGACAAAACGGGAGCGGCCGCGCTGATGCCGTTGGCGCGCACCAACGCGTTCGGCCTCGTGCTCTATCCCGGCACCAGCACGCCGGGCCGCGTCTCGTTCGGCGCGTGGGCCGCCAAGGGCAACAACATCACGATCCTCGATTATGCCGAGGCCCGCGCCGCCAACGAGTCAGGCCGCTTGTCCGGTGAGGAGCTTCTGGAAGTCGAGCGCAACGTGATGCCGGGCAGCGGCACCTGCGGTGCGATGTTCACCGCCAACACCATGAGCACGATCGCGGAATCGATCGGCATGATGCTGCCGCGCGGCGCCTCGCATCCGGCCGATTACGACGCCGCCAGCGACATTCACGCCGACGTCCGCGCGCAGGCCCGCGCATCGGTCGACGCGTTGTACCGGCTTATGCAGGCCGGCATAAGGCCGCGCGACATCATGACCGAGCGCGCCTTCGAGAACGCCATCACCACCGTCTACGCAATGGGCGGCTCGACCAACATGTACCTGCATCTGCTGGCGGTCGCGCGAGAGGCGCAGGTGCCGATCACCATCGAACGCATCCAGCAGATCGGAGAGCGCGTCCCGCTGCTGGCCAATCTGCAGCCGCACGGCCCGTTTGCGATGGGCAGCCTGCACGCGATTGGCGGCGTGCCCGTCGTGATGAAGGAGCTCTTGCGCGCGGGCCTGCTGCATGGCGACGTCATGACGGTGACCGGCAAGACGCTGGCGGAAAACCTTGCCGACGTTCCGACGCTGGAGCAGATGGCGCCGCAGGAGATCGTTCTCCCGGTGTCGAAACCGATCGCGCCGCCGAATAACCACATCAGCGTTCTGAAGGGCAACATTGCCCCCGAGAGCTGCCTGCTCAAGCTGTCGGGCAAGACGCTCGAGAAGGGACAATTCCGTGGCACCGCGCGCGTCTTCGAATCCGAGGCCGAAACGATGGCCGCGATCCGCGCCGGTGAGATCGTGGCGGGCAACGTCATCGTGGTGCGCAATGTCGGCCCGGTCGGCGGACCCGGCATGCCCGAAATGGTGATGCTGACGATCCAGTTGCAGGGCCGGGGCCTTGGCGAAGACGTCGCGTTGATCACCGATGGCCGCTTCTCTGGCGTCTCCCACGGCATCCTGATCGGCCACATCTCGCCGGAAGCCGCCCGCGGCGGCCCGATCGCAGCCGTGCGCGACGGCGACGTCATCGTGATCGACCCCGGCGCACGCACCGTGAATCTGGAAGTCCCCGCGGAAGAGATCGCCCGCCGCATGGCCGACTGGCGCGCCCCGGCCTCCGTCGCCGCGGTGCGGCCGGGATCGCTGCACGACAAGTACATCCGGCTGGTATCCTCGGCGCATTATGGCTGTGTGTTGTGA
- a CDS encoding 2'-5' RNA ligase family protein codes for MPQPIVHGLFCFAMDGFGSRCSARLFLAAVPDAGTAARIHLLASALKRAHRFDGRLVAPERLHISLFALGGLPEVQHCAAWEAAMEVRTAPFEVAFDRTASFRGRPGHHPFVLVGEKGLRALQSFRETFCAALARRGMRRLATTNFTPHVTLLYDAREVGEYPVEPIGWTVKEFVLIRSSNGHEHLVRWPLWV; via the coding sequence TTGCCACAACCGATTGTTCATGGTTTGTTCTGTTTCGCCATGGACGGTTTTGGAAGCCGATGTAGTGCCCGCTTATTTCTCGCTGCCGTGCCCGATGCAGGCACGGCCGCGCGAATTCATCTGTTGGCGTCGGCGCTCAAGCGCGCGCATCGGTTCGACGGCAGGCTGGTTGCGCCCGAGCGGCTGCACATTTCGCTGTTCGCGCTTGGCGGCCTTCCGGAGGTCCAGCATTGTGCGGCATGGGAGGCGGCCATGGAGGTGCGAACCGCGCCGTTCGAGGTCGCGTTCGATCGCACGGCAAGCTTTCGGGGGCGGCCGGGCCATCACCCCTTCGTCCTGGTCGGCGAGAAGGGATTGCGTGCGCTGCAATCGTTTCGGGAGACGTTTTGCGCCGCGTTGGCGCGCAGGGGGATGAGGCGGCTGGCGACCACGAATTTCACGCCGCATGTTACGCTGCTGTATGACGCGCGCGAGGTGGGGGAGTATCCGGTCGAACCGATCGGATGGACGGTCAAGGAGTTTGTGCTGATCCGCAGTTCGAACGGCCACGAACACTTGGTGCGGTGGCCGCTGTGGGTTTGA
- a CDS encoding Lin0512 family protein: MARVRCITEMGMGVDVHGRDATKAAKRAVSDAIRHSSLGFFRMLGKTAHDMFVDVTIAVPNPEAVDTAVVAKELPYGTVKVTAIAGGLEIPSDTGNDPILIANAAVIVSFDDGKTG, from the coding sequence ATGGCACGCGTGCGCTGTATCACCGAGATGGGCATGGGCGTCGACGTACATGGACGCGATGCCACCAAGGCCGCCAAACGCGCCGTCTCCGATGCCATCCGCCATTCCAGCCTCGGCTTCTTCCGCATGCTGGGCAAGACTGCCCACGACATGTTCGTCGACGTCACGATCGCCGTGCCGAATCCGGAAGCGGTGGACACCGCTGTTGTCGCCAAGGAGCTTCCGTATGGCACCGTCAAGGTGACGGCGATTGCCGGCGGGCTGGAGATTCCGTCCGACACCGGCAACGACCCCATCCTGATTGCGAATGCCGCCGTGATCGTCAGTTTTGATGACGGCAAGACAGGCTGA
- a CDS encoding TROVE domain-containing protein, which produces MVRLNKIVRALTFEGAKAKRFTPEMALKRALMNCLLWENQFYEDGVAIAERIKALVPQVDPARVAALAIEAREVMKLRHAPLLLVREMARHEKHRLLVADTLARVIQRPDEMTELLAIYWADALGPMQQRKRQPVSAQVKKGLARAVTKFDAYQLAKYDRDGAVRIRDVLFLTHAKPKDADQAKVWKHLVDGELASPDTWEVSLSSGKDKRATFERLIAEKRLGGLALLRNLRLMQKAEVPRRTIAEAIEAMRTDRILPYRFITAARYAPDFESELESGMLKSIKGYARLPGRTRLLIDVSGSMFYPLSAQSEMTRAEAACGLAILAREVCDEVEIFTFSNEVVKVPPRRGFALRDKIVGSQPHGGTYLGKAIGEIDRKGDRLIVFTDEQSHDAVPDPKGRGTMVNVASYQHGVGYDAWTRVHGFSEAVIAWIAASEETVH; this is translated from the coding sequence ATGGTCCGACTGAACAAGATCGTTCGCGCTCTCACCTTCGAGGGCGCAAAGGCAAAGCGCTTCACGCCGGAAATGGCGCTGAAGCGCGCGCTGATGAACTGCCTCCTGTGGGAGAACCAGTTCTACGAGGACGGCGTCGCGATCGCCGAGCGCATCAAGGCGCTGGTGCCGCAGGTCGATCCCGCGCGTGTCGCCGCACTCGCCATCGAGGCCCGCGAGGTGATGAAGCTGCGGCATGCGCCGCTGCTGCTGGTGCGCGAGATGGCGCGGCACGAAAAGCATCGCCTGCTGGTGGCCGATACGCTGGCCCGCGTGATCCAGCGTCCGGACGAGATGACGGAGCTGCTTGCGATCTACTGGGCGGATGCGCTCGGCCCGATGCAGCAGCGCAAGCGTCAGCCCGTCTCTGCGCAGGTCAAGAAGGGCCTTGCGCGCGCGGTGACGAAGTTCGACGCCTATCAGCTCGCGAAGTACGACCGTGACGGCGCGGTGCGGATCAGGGACGTGCTGTTCCTGACCCACGCCAAGCCAAAGGATGCGGACCAGGCCAAGGTGTGGAAGCACCTCGTCGACGGCGAACTGGCTTCTCCCGACACCTGGGAGGTTTCGCTCTCGTCCGGCAAGGACAAGCGCGCGACCTTCGAGCGGCTGATCGCCGAGAAGCGGCTGGGCGGGCTGGCGCTGCTGCGCAACCTGCGCCTGATGCAGAAGGCAGAGGTGCCGCGCCGTACCATCGCCGAGGCCATCGAGGCGATGCGGACGGACCGCATCCTTCCCTACCGCTTCATCACGGCGGCGCGCTATGCGCCGGATTTCGAGTCCGAACTCGAATCCGGGATGCTGAAGTCGATCAAGGGTTACGCGCGGCTCCCCGGCCGCACGCGGCTCCTGATCGACGTGTCGGGGTCGATGTTCTACCCGCTGTCGGCACAGTCGGAAATGACTCGCGCCGAAGCGGCTTGTGGTCTGGCGATCCTCGCCCGCGAGGTTTGCGACGAGGTGGAGATCTTCACGTTCAGCAATGAAGTCGTGAAGGTGCCGCCGCGCCGCGGTTTCGCGCTGCGCGACAAGATCGTCGGCTCACAGCCGCATGGCGGGACCTATCTCGGCAAGGCGATCGGCGAGATCGACCGCAAGGGCGATCGGTTGATCGTCTTCACCGACGAGCAGAGCCACGACGCGGTGCCCGACCCCAAGGGCCGCGGCACCATGGTGAACGTGGCGTCGTACCAGCATGGTGTCGGCTACGATGCGTGGACACGTGTGCACGGCTTCTCGGAAGCCGTGATCGCGTGGATCGCGGCTTCGGAAGAGACGGTGCATTGA